The window caaagcaaaacaattttaattaacatacAAAAAGTAATAAAGAATCAAGATTTCTTAATTGAATGAGAAGAATGAGAAGAATGAGAAGAATGAGAAGAATGAGAAGAATGAGAAGAATGAGAAGAATGAGAAGAATGAGAAGAATGAGAAGAATGAGAAGAATGAGAAGAATGAGAAGAATGAGAAGAATGAGAAGAATGAGAAGAATGAGAAGAATGAGAAGAATGAGAAGAATGAGAAGAATGAGAAGAATGAGAAGAATGAGAAGAATGAGAAGAATGAGAAGAATGAGAAGAATGAGAAGAATGAGAAGAATGAGAAGAATGAGAAGAATGAGAAGAATGAGAAGAATGAGAAGAATGAGAAGAATGAGAAGAATGAGAAGAATGAAAAGAATGAAAAGAATGAGAAGAATGAGAAGAATGAGAAGAATGAGAAGAATGAGAAGAATGGGAAGAATGAGAAGAATGAGAAGAATGAGAAGAATGAGAAGAATGAGAAGAATGAGAAGAATGAGAAGAATGAGAAGAATGAGAAGAATGAGAAGAATGAGAAGAATGAGAAGAATGAAAAGAATGAAAAGTATGAGAAGAATGAGAAGAATGAGAAGAATGAGAAGAATGAGAAGAATGAGAAGAATGAGAGGAATGAGAAGTTTAAGAAGTTTGAGAAGAATAAAAAGAATGAATAGAATgagaaaaatgaaaagaatGAGAAGAGTAAgaagaatgaaaaaaatgagaagaacGAATAGAATGAAAAGAATGAGAAGAATATATAGAATGAgaagaatgaaaaaaatgagaatgagaaaaatgagaaaaataatgagaatgaaaagaataattatgttattaggaatttaatttaaagatgataaaatcaTACAGGTTGTCCCAAATAAGAAGCACactgcaaaaaataacaaaaatagtaaaacaaTGAAATTACAGGCTGTTTGAGACTAAACTTCTTTGTCATTAAAAGACTAAAGTGCTTTcagttttaatgttttttttcagttaaacaataaattcatataaaaatagacagaaataatagaaatgtgaAAAGTAGaccagttaaaaaaataatatgcatattaaaaaattaaattttgttaaagaaaacGAATAcgttgagaaaaaaaatcttaaagaattattaatggtttaattttttcttacttACTTTAGTTCTACAATTTTTGATTAGTAAtatgtattattaaaaaagcaaaatctttaaattttagttatacAAGGTCAATGATGTAAGAAAAAGACACTCCATATGatcgagtaatttttttgttgccaTTAAAATTCTTACTTCGTAGACATTAATTTATGAGTCCATTCTGTTAAAGTGCAACTATGAGCACAATTGCAAATCTTGAATTCCTGTACATAAATTATCTGTTATTAAGCTGTTTACGTTTTACACAACATTACACTAATTACACTTTAAATTAGCACTTTTCCTAAAGTGTATCACTTGCTGTAAGATTGTTCTCAAGCCTCATTCACACGCCATGTATCAAGGTTTTCTATCATgacaatgcaaatttttccataatattgtattacagaaaaatttagtacaacccgatatgaaataatttaataaaaaaaaatcgaataaagtGTTCTTTTGTCTTAAATTATTTGACCAATTCTATTTGCTACTATTTTGCGAatgaagagaaaaaaaaatagaaaaaagtatTGTTGCTTGTAACCTGAACTTGAAGATGGCCAGTAACTGCAGTCACACCAAATggcgttttaataaaatttgaaaaaaaaaatagaaaaaactgagctgattaatttttttccattacTTAACTATCTCTCACAGGAAtgaattaaaatacaataaaattgtattacttTCCTTGATAGGTCGTGTCgtagttaaaatttttcactcttGCTATGTTCGTGAACTTTGCGTATTGTAATCATCGTttcattcaatttttaaccacTCTGAGTGTCATAAATTGGATCAAGGCCGAATGAGGCGTTtcacataattaaaatttcgtaattttattaacagttACCCCGTTTTCCTTTGATGCGTTTTGattaaattggttaaaaaCCTATTACCTCCAGCAATAAATATGCAACAACAAGCAACAATTAACcattaattacattatttggAAATACGTAAAATTCTCAGTAtgtaattacaaattacaattACGTGTTATTACGTAATTAGAAGACGGTCATGAGTTTGGGAACACGTTACCAGAAAAGTATCAATCTTCGGCTCTAATAGCCGCATAATTGAGCcaaatattgatttattgGTTGTTCGTTGCAATTATTCCTAATTTAAGTGCAATTTTgcgcaaattaaaaattacgagCGGTCGTTCTTCAGCAAAATCTTGTGAAAGAAGCACAATAAAATGTAGGTCAACGGGTCGTGAtaagtttcaaaatttattgtctAGATTTGTCGAAATGTTGTTTAATTTGTTAgactgatttaattaattagttgtcTAGTCTGAATAGTTCCCGAGCGATTAATGACAAATGAGAAAATATTGCGAAGATTTTGCAACTGAGGATTAGgtaaatttggtttaatagtcgttattttaaagtattttaaaGTTTCTCAGATTTTATTAGGATAATTTTGCCTCAAACAAAGCAAAAGTTGTTTGAGCTTAATCACTTGACGATATTTTAgcgtaaataaaatattttcaatttttaaaaccaatattttcaatacttttagtgaatacagggtgattcttttagggcctacattagaaacttttcaacttctaatacagctagagctttaaaatatTATGTACATTCCAAGTCGACCattttgagttcaactaaattattttcaaaataactgaGCTTtcgaaactacaaaaaattggcgccaagtttgaaattttaaatactaatcATAGATTTTTGTTCATATTTGAATTTACCttctcaagctgagtaaagtttatttaagttgttggtactgtcatagtttttgacatacgttaacttttttgttaaaatttttatttgcaagggtttatctaagatatcacagcccttgaaccctttgcgataagtaaatatttttttttgtattcgaTAACCAAACGTTTAAAgagttttctagaatttttaaaattgtcatttattaaaattcatggctagtatgattttttctgctagaacttaattttttcaaatgaaatgactttattttattaaaatcgagaaaaaaaatgatatttatggtgacttttatcaacaCGTTATATACCTATtgcttacagtttttgaaaaaaatcataaaaaattgattttacatcgtaaaatatttaataataataatattgaacCACAGTTTActataacttagtgaattatgtaaagtaacaaTCTTTTTGCTATCgaattttcttcttctttttcttcttcttctttttttttctttcctcattttcttcttcttcttgaataaaaattagaaacatattgaacatttcttttaattagtagtacaattttatcgtattttttcaaagcttaCTTGATTTTACatcgtaaaatatttaataataataatattgaacCACAGTTTActataacttagtgaattatgtaaagtaacaaTCTTTTTGCTATCgaattttcttcttcttctttttcttcttcttctttttttttctttcctcattttcttcttcttcttgaataaaaataagaaacataTTGaccatttcttttaattagtagtacaattttatcgtattttttcaaagcttaCTTGATTTTACatcgtaaaatatttaataataataatattgaacCACAGTTTActataacttagtgaattatgtaaagtaacaaTCTTTTTGCtatcgaatttttttcttcttctttttcttcttcttctttttttttctttcatcattttcttcttcttcttgaataaaaataagaaacatattgaacatttcttttaattagtagtacaattttatcgtattttttcaaagcttaCTTGATTTTACatcgtaaaatatttaataataataatattgaacCACAGTTTActataacttagtgaattatgtaaagtaacaaTCTTTTTGCtatcgaatttttttcttcttctttttcttcttcttctttttttttctttcatcattttcttcttcttcttgaataaaaataagaaacatattgaacatttcttttaattagtagtacaattttatcgtattttttcaaagcttacttgattaaaaatgaaaataataagcaaaatttcagttttttgtttttgcttcagttttgttttgttagagctagatatagaagatgttatTAAAAGCCTGCATGAAAATTGTTCTTTTGATctccattgaaaaaacaaagtcattctatttgaaaaaaccattttatattaattttttaatcattattttaaaaaaatcatagtagccttgcaatttgacagttggtAATCCTGATGATTTGAGATGACTCTTCGAACCTTTGGCTATCAAatacaaaaagaattattcacttattttaaagaatttacaAGCAGTGACATTTTAAATGCACACTTGCCATAACAGACataaaagaatcagcctgtatattaaaaaaacaagacgTGACAGAAAAATGtgacatattttatttatcagcAAGTAagcagaaaacaaagaaagaaaagaaattataaaaaatacttggtagaaaaataattgtaaatttgttttttgaggcattttaatttgaatttgtatGGGCTAAAGTAGctgattaaataaaattttgcaaagtaaTAAATCTTGCTTAAATACATCCTTTTCCTCTTTTGTGTCCAAACAATCGGGCAGTAAAAGAGAATAGCTCTTTGGTTAGGCAAGAACACAAAATAATCAAGATTTTATGTCACTACAAAAACATAACAAGAGTAAACCTTGACTGTTCATTACCATAGATATCATCGTCGCTTCAATTCACACAAAATATGAATGCAATAGAGTTTGCACAACAAAAACGTAGATTCACATCTAAACATCTCACTCGTATTAGAAAATTGGGCTTCAACTGGTGGTTTAGAGACATTAGAAAGACTTTTCCTCTCTCATTTGACTTGCTGATTGAGGTCAtgtgaaaataaacaaataaattcgtTCAGAAGTGTTGCAATAAAGACGCTTCTTTTAATTTGCGATTATATCATCCCTCGGATGTACGCACAGACAATAGCACGTGACGAAAAATGTGGGAAATATCTTTCTCTTTGTAAAACATCTTCACAATTTTGTCGAAGCTTGAATAttaattaggaaaataaaTTGCGTTGCGTCAGCCTTTTAGGAGGTATTCAGGGCAACTACTCATCCGTCAGCCGaactaaaattgaaaaatcaacaatatCAAGCGCAACAATACCGCACGTCACTGCAAATAGAAACTTAATTACTCAGCTTGAGAGCAGCGATCTTTCATCAATTTATCCTTAATTGAAACGTAAAATTGTCATCGAAAACGTTACGCAATGCGAGTTAGCGGGGATTTAACCACTTGTGGGAGTTAACTGGAGTAAAAGTCTTACTCCACATAAGCACAGACAATGGGTTACTAAACATCGCAGACCATATATAAACCAAATTAGTTTTGCGTTCGGCAGTCTTGTGTTGAGGCAGTGGTGCGTGATGGTGGCTAAGGTAGGGCTGGGGGTGGTTTCAGGGTTggaattaaagttttttaagattttttgggTCGTTGCGGTTTTGGGGGCGGTAACGGCCGAACCCCCGAGCACCAACTATGGGACGCCACTGGCTAACAGCATCAATAATTTTGCGGGATACGATGGGAATGCCGGGAATTCGTACGACCATGGGCATGGGGGTCATGGGGACCATGGGGACCATGGTGAGGTAaatcgtatttttttgtatttttttgctaccttttattttttaatgaatggGTGTTACCTTCCGGTTAAGTGTAATTAATTAGACACAATAAACTCCCAAGTGGGCGTGTTTTCATTCagctttttaatttcttcattCATAAAACTGAATGGTGATTGTGCAATGGGAATCAATACAAAATTGTGGTAGTTCATCGATTTTATGTTATTTCAATTTCCTTCTTTTGTACGATTTACTTTGttgaaacatttaatttaaccatttaaatttataggTGTTTCAGCTTTGAGCAATCTTTTAACAGTGATTTTGTCAAAAGGAAAGCTTCTGTTgtgttgtaattattttagtatttttactttttatttcaacttttATTAATGTATTGTTAAATTGACTGATGACTGTTTTGCGTTTTAAGTGGTTTTTTGGACTTCTTAATAATAGTGTGAAAATCATTGCTTAGTGTTTAGTTTGATGCTAAAATTCtcaactttttaaattacaaataaaaaaaataaaaataaaaattgaaaaattaaaagcaaacgaattaaatcgagaaaaactattcaaagttttacatttttttctgtttcttcAATTTCTCTCAATATACCGTatcatattgaaaaaatttgtagCTCCGGTTTTAGGGGTGTCTTTTTTTcgatcgtgactgtacgtgATACATATCTAATCAATCGAGAAAATTCGATATTTGGCTCCTCCCTTGTAATATTACAAGagtattaaagtaaattatttttccttatccTTCTGTGATTATTCTTCCTGTATTTATAAAGGTTCttactttattaattattttggggCTTGAGTTGGCTAAAAACTATCCAACTTTTTTATCAGATGTGAGAGGTTATCATTCAAAAATTACAGATTATCATgatttttggctaattttgGTCGGGAGTGAATTATTATCCTATTATCAGTGGTTCATTTTTACATAAGTTTTTAGGTCAGGGTTAATCTGAGGTTTGTAGTATAATTACAAAGTGTTCTAagatttttcagatttttatgAACAACAGCATtaagcttttttattttaatgattaaatgattaataattaactttataatttacaTTGTTTGTAGCTGCGgttttaggggtgtcattctttttgatcgtgactgtacgtaATACATATCTAATTACTGGAGGAAATGCGATATTTGGCACTTCCCTTGTAATATATTATAAGagtattaaagtaaattatttttccttatccTTCTGTGATAATTCTTCCTGTATTTATAAAGGTTCttactttattaaatattttagggCTTGAGCTggctaaaaacttttttatcagATGTGAGAGGTTATCATTCAAAAATTACAGATTATCATAATTTTTGGGTAATTCTGTTGGGGAGTTAATTATTATCCTATTATCAGTGGTTCATTTTTACATAAGTTTTTAGGTCAGGGTTAATCTGAGGTTTGTAGTATAATTACAAAGTGTTCTAagatttttcagatttttatgAACAACAGCATTaagctttttttatttcaatgattgaatgattaataattaattttataatttacatTGTTTGTAGCTGCCgttttaggggtgtcattcttttcgATCCTGACTGTACGTAACACCTCGAGGAAATGCCATATTTGGCACTTCCCTTGTAATATATTACAAGagaattaaagtaaattatttttccttatccTTCTGTGATTATTCTTCCTGTATTTATAAAGGTTCttactttattaaatattgtGGGGCTTGAGTTGGCTAAAAACTATCTAACTTTTTTATCAGATGTGAGAGGTTATCATTCAAAAATTACAGATTATCATgatttttggctaattttgGTCGGGAGTTAATTATTATCCTATTATCAGTGGTCCATTTTTATATAAGTTTTTAGGTCAGGGTTAATCTGAGGTTTATAGTAAAATTATAAAGTgttctaaaatttttcaaatttttatgagCAACAGCACTaagctttttttatttcaacgattgaatgattaataattaattttataatttacatTGTGTGTAGCTGCGgttttaggggtgtcattcttttttatcgTGACTGTACGTTCTTTGACTACATTATCAGCTGATTGATAATTTCATACGATGTTACCTAGCAACgatgttattgttttaaattgctcaaataattatttcagtcCAGAGTTAAAAAATCGATTTGTTGTTAAAATGAAAGCTTAGaagtattttgtgttttatttttcaaatggtAATAAAAGttgaagatttaaaaaaatagtgacgAATTTTTTGGCAACGTTTCAAGATTTTATTAGCTCTTCTTCAAGCTTAAAATTCTTTTCTCCGacttattctttttttttgtattcaacgTAGTGTAGTTAGATCTTATAATTCCAAACTTTGACGATTTCCCAAATTTGAAAACAGgctaaaatttgtaaaaaacgaTTTGAATCGAACAAAATGCTacgaatttcaaaaaattaaatttcattaaattttttaatttatatttaaatattaaatgtaaAATTGAACATACAGTATAttaattagaataaaaatttacgagtttgattatttaaaaattgtctcAGTCCATGAATGGAAAGTAATTCTGTATtggttaaataaatgaaagctTAACCGACTTAggcattacaaaaaattcgaaaaaaacgtatttttttttaaatcaacacataTCAGAAAAAAGTCGTTTTAAAAAACCCTTTTCTTCCAACTCATtataaattgtcaaaaaatctAGTTTTCCTTCATatattttcggtttttttcaaaaattttttaaaaaattatttttgaatacaattttaagcatctttttaataaattcttctGGTAATAAGTATTGCTTGAGTTGATCTTTATTTTCGctataatatattttaatttatatctgCACACACAGTGTATTCTTTATCTTATCTTATCTTTTTTATCTTATGTTATGTTCTTATGTTTTatcttataataataataataataataataataataataataataataataataataataataataataataataataataataataacaataataataataataatataggATAAGGGTTTAATTTCTTATATTTGGAAATATACCagtaacaaatataaaaataaaaatgatcgtattacttttattttggcaatcttgaaagaaaatttaaccAAATCGTTTACTATTCAGTATAACGCAactttgttacaaatttaatcaAGTGATATTGCATTTGATCGCGTTTCTAAACCCATTTTTAAtctaatataaaataaatcaataatctATCAAACCTACAACACAAACATCAATCACGCCTCCCACAATCATGCCCCAATTATAACTCGTTAAGTACCCAAATTACCGTCAAATCGTGACCAGACACAACTTATTTCCCAACAGTTCAAGTCACGTTAaaaaaccagaaaaaaacATTCCACATAAAcaacacaaattaatttcagcGATAAACAGAGCATTCCACCAATACTATCACGATCCAGCCAAAACCACTGAACCATAAACCGATTAACCTTTCCTGGTATTTGCAAATCTCTGACCCGAATGCTTTCAGCCCAAAGCGTACGAATTCGGATACCAGGTCAAAGACGAGTACTCCGGAAACAACTACAACCGGAAAGAAGCCAGCGATGGTAATCAGGTGAGAGGGGAGTACCGGGTTCAACTACCAGATGGTCGGACCCAGATTGTTACCTATTATGCGGACTGGCAGACGGGATTCCACGCCGATGTCaggtaataataacaattattgcTTTAATGGTGCTTTGAGACCGAAAATAAACAGGTACGAAGGCGAGGCGCATTACCCGGAACAGTACAACACCTACCAAGGCGGGTATCAGGGGCAGAATACCGGAGGAAATAACTACAATTCCGGGTACAATTCCGGGAACAATTACGACTCGTACTCGGCGGGTTATGGCAACAAAGGGAGGCCCAGTTATGAGTATGGAGCACCATAATTGAGCAAAttattaacacaattttattatttattttttgtatataagTAATTGTATactttttgtacatttttgtatttaaataaataaatcaaactaaGATTATAAGATGTTGATGGATGAGCGTTGCGAAATTTGACTTAAGTAAACGCTTTGATGTAGCAAGTCAAAGAAATAGATTCTCACTATTATTTGAGGAACAATCGCGAACAATAAGAGCATAAAGTTATGTAACATATTGTTTTACATCTTATTGGGAAAATCTTATTAGAATTTGTTGTAAACTGGATTCAGACAGCACAATTAGGagttaataaatttgaaaagtaCAAGGATTTCGAAACGCTTTCAAAACGTAGTCTAATAAGGGAAAGTATTTGCAACAAGTGTATGTTTTGTGTGTGCTGATGCGTATTCTTTACAAAGGTAAGTAttgttattgcaaaaaattacaacaaatggATTTATAAATATGGGTTCTTGTACATCGAAAAATAAACGAAGGAAAGTCTATTTTTTACAGCAAAGTGAAATATGATGGTCTGTCTTAAAACAAGtgtaagggccggtttatagagagtttaattaaaatttaatgcgttgttaaaagttagtTTCATGagtaaaccaaaaatttttagtgtaattttgATGACACATTATTTCGATtgatttgaaaacaaaaaaattata of the Tribolium castaneum strain GA2 chromosome 1, icTriCast1.1, whole genome shotgun sequence genome contains:
- the LOC655117 gene encoding pro-resilin, translating into MVAKIFWVVAVLGAVTAEPPSTNYGTPLANSINNFAGYDGNAGNSYDHGHGGHGDHGDHGEPKAYEFGYQVKDEYSGNNYNRKEASDGNQVRGEYRVQLPDGRTQIVTYYADWQTGFHADVRYEGEAHYPEQYNTYQGGYQGQNTGGNNYNSGYNSGNNYDSYSAGYGNKGRPSYEYGAP